One genomic window of Catenulispora sp. GP43 includes the following:
- a CDS encoding Fpg/Nei family DNA glycosylase produces MPEGHVIHRLAGKLDSVFTPEFTSESPLSEVSSPQGRFEASARLVADLPYAGSEAHGKHLFIGFGPDRWIHVHLGLYGKFHVTEEPPGPVVGQVRLRMVGKSGHADLRGASACDLYGPEERSALLRRLGPDPLRADADPDLAWRKISNSSLTVAELLMEQSVLSGVGNVYRAEVLYRAGLDPYRKGRELTREQWDGIWDDLVALMAEGARIGRIDTVWPQHTPEAMGRPPRKDDHGGEVYVYRRSGQPCLVCETPVATAGVRDRNLFWCPTCQKAAA; encoded by the coding sequence ATGCCCGAAGGTCACGTGATTCACCGTCTTGCCGGCAAACTCGACTCGGTCTTCACCCCCGAATTCACCTCCGAATCCCCGTTGTCCGAGGTCAGCAGCCCGCAGGGGCGTTTCGAAGCCAGTGCGCGGCTGGTGGCAGATCTTCCGTATGCCGGCTCCGAGGCGCACGGGAAGCATTTGTTCATCGGATTCGGCCCGGACCGTTGGATCCACGTGCACCTGGGTTTGTATGGGAAGTTCCACGTCACCGAGGAGCCGCCCGGCCCGGTGGTGGGCCAGGTGCGGCTGCGGATGGTGGGCAAATCCGGACATGCCGACCTGCGCGGCGCCTCGGCGTGCGACCTGTACGGCCCCGAGGAGCGCTCGGCCCTGCTGCGCCGCCTGGGCCCGGACCCGCTGCGCGCCGACGCCGACCCGGACCTGGCCTGGCGCAAGATCTCGAACAGCTCGCTGACCGTCGCCGAGCTGCTGATGGAGCAGTCGGTGCTGTCCGGCGTGGGCAACGTCTACCGCGCCGAGGTGCTCTACCGGGCCGGGCTCGACCCGTACCGCAAGGGCCGCGAGCTGACCCGCGAGCAGTGGGACGGGATCTGGGACGACCTGGTCGCCCTGATGGCCGAGGGCGCGCGCATCGGCCGGATCGACACGGTGTGGCCGCAGCACACACCGGAAGCGATGGGACGTCCGCCGCGCAAGGACGACCACGGCGGAGAGGTGTACGTCTACCGCCGGAGCGGCCAGCCGTGCCTGGTGTGCGAAACCCCGGTCGCGACGGCGGGCGTCCGGGACCGGAACCTGTTCTGGTGCCCGACCTGCCAGAAGGCCGCCGCTTGA
- a CDS encoding DUF2625 domain-containing protein encodes MRELTDLIEVEDPAWPELQALFAASPSPLTVFAPDPGESTRGLRQLQVTARSMLGGLTLNCGGLLVDDGWVRVFGGGSGRDGSLPSLARVNGFPEAFDPAWQAGAGLVLAHDVLGGVFALNGVDPAGAGRPGQPGQMIYFAPDTLQWEALEIGHSAWLAWLLSERLEEFYSALRWEGWREEAAAAGPAQGISVFPFLWSKEAKDVSTTSRRTVPMAGILGIAADFAQQIGAGDPGFLGLV; translated from the coding sequence ATGCGAGAACTCACCGACCTGATCGAGGTGGAGGATCCGGCGTGGCCGGAGCTCCAGGCGTTGTTCGCGGCGTCTCCGTCACCCCTGACCGTCTTCGCGCCCGATCCCGGGGAGAGCACACGCGGGCTGCGACAACTCCAGGTGACGGCGCGGTCGATGCTCGGCGGGCTGACCCTCAACTGCGGCGGCCTGCTGGTCGACGACGGCTGGGTGCGGGTGTTCGGCGGCGGCTCCGGGCGGGACGGGAGCCTGCCGAGTCTGGCGCGGGTGAACGGGTTCCCCGAGGCTTTCGACCCGGCGTGGCAGGCCGGAGCCGGGCTGGTCCTGGCGCACGACGTGCTCGGCGGGGTGTTCGCGCTGAACGGCGTGGACCCGGCCGGCGCGGGGCGTCCCGGGCAGCCGGGGCAGATGATCTACTTCGCGCCGGACACGCTGCAATGGGAGGCGCTGGAGATCGGGCACTCGGCCTGGCTCGCGTGGCTGCTGTCCGAGCGGCTGGAGGAGTTCTACAGCGCGCTGCGCTGGGAGGGATGGCGCGAGGAGGCAGCCGCGGCCGGTCCGGCGCAGGGCATCAGCGTGTTCCCGTTCCTGTGGTCCAAGGAGGCGAAGGACGTCTCGACCACCAGTCGGCGGACGGTACCGATGGCCGGGATCCTGGGGATAGCCGCAGACTTCGCTCAGCAGATCGGCGCCGGGGACCCAGGGTTCCTCGGGCTTGTGTGA
- a CDS encoding MMPL family transporter, translating into MERFSRFVLARRRGIAALWLVLLLGGGWASSILSKHLNQSFTIAGTPSAAASDALVAQYHVGGGLDPLVPVFVLPPGVTPEQARPALEPALAAVPGRVVDYYTTGDPAFIGSDGRTMFALVFTPATGDQVHDARTQTDAVRALPHQLAAAAPPGTQVYVTGITALSSNGNGGGNGVLAEALLGGAGALIVLAFVFGSFLAVLPLVIAAVSILSSYLVVLLLSEFMKVQAVVQYMVGLIGLGVAIDYSLLLVTRWREEVAHGADNEAAVHRAMATAGRAVLVSGLTVALGLLSLIVVPIQFMRSIGIGGMLIPVVSVAVTLTLLPIALTGFGRRLDWPRLRHEDKPSRAWTAWARWVVRRRWLAAGLALLVLVPLAVVALGIHEGDPTTDSLAKSGQARQGLEALRAADIPSGVLNPYVVLSPPNTQPTTLTPGNGVYAVIPVTTPPPGTEKAPTTRWPLTVVLPSDESATRQGQHVAKLTRTTLDTAVPGTLVASSALANIDNIHKMYGQFPILLTILAILTFLVLARTFRSLLLPAKAVLANLLSVAAAYGGMVLIWQDGHGSEAVWGIPATGGIPFWIPMIVFAFLYGLSMDYEVFILSRMREEHDAGASTNDAVIVGLGRTGRLVTSAALILFLAFAALASAPPTFLKIFATGLGIGILLDATVVRALLVPALVSLFGHWNWVLPRWAARVLRVRPSP; encoded by the coding sequence GTGGAACGATTCTCGAGATTCGTGCTCGCGAGGCGGCGGGGGATCGCCGCGTTGTGGTTGGTGCTGCTGCTCGGTGGTGGGTGGGCTTCGTCGATCCTGTCCAAGCACCTGAACCAGAGCTTCACCATCGCCGGGACGCCGAGCGCCGCCGCGAGTGATGCCCTGGTCGCCCAGTATCACGTCGGGGGCGGGCTCGATCCGCTCGTGCCCGTATTCGTGCTGCCTCCGGGTGTCACGCCGGAGCAGGCCCGGCCGGCGTTGGAGCCCGCGCTGGCGGCGGTGCCCGGGCGGGTCGTCGACTACTACACCACTGGCGACCCGGCGTTCATCGGGTCCGACGGCCGGACCATGTTCGCGCTCGTCTTCACTCCCGCCACCGGCGACCAGGTGCATGACGCCCGGACCCAGACCGACGCCGTCCGTGCGCTTCCGCACCAGCTCGCGGCCGCGGCGCCGCCGGGGACCCAGGTATACGTCACCGGCATCACGGCGCTGTCGTCCAACGGCAACGGCGGTGGCAACGGGGTGCTGGCCGAGGCGCTGCTGGGCGGGGCCGGGGCACTGATCGTGCTGGCCTTCGTGTTCGGGTCCTTCCTGGCGGTGCTGCCGCTGGTGATCGCCGCGGTCTCGATCCTGTCCAGCTACCTCGTGGTGCTGCTGCTGTCCGAATTCATGAAGGTCCAGGCCGTGGTGCAGTACATGGTCGGGCTGATCGGGCTGGGTGTGGCCATCGACTACTCGCTGCTGCTGGTCACCCGGTGGCGCGAGGAGGTGGCGCACGGCGCCGACAACGAGGCCGCGGTCCACCGGGCGATGGCCACGGCCGGCCGCGCCGTGCTGGTCAGCGGTCTGACCGTGGCGCTGGGCCTGCTGTCGCTGATCGTGGTGCCGATCCAGTTCATGCGCTCCATCGGCATCGGCGGCATGTTGATCCCGGTGGTCAGCGTGGCCGTGACCCTGACCCTGCTGCCCATCGCGCTCACCGGCTTCGGCCGCCGCCTGGACTGGCCGCGCCTGCGGCACGAGGACAAGCCGAGCCGAGCCTGGACGGCGTGGGCGCGCTGGGTGGTCCGCCGGCGCTGGCTGGCCGCCGGGCTGGCGCTGCTCGTGCTGGTCCCGCTGGCCGTCGTCGCGCTCGGCATCCACGAGGGCGACCCGACCACCGACTCGCTCGCCAAGTCCGGCCAGGCGCGGCAGGGGCTGGAGGCCCTGCGTGCCGCCGACATCCCCAGCGGCGTGCTCAATCCCTACGTGGTCCTGAGTCCGCCGAACACCCAGCCCACGACCCTGACACCCGGCAACGGCGTCTACGCGGTGATCCCGGTGACCACGCCGCCGCCGGGGACGGAGAAGGCTCCGACCACGCGCTGGCCGCTCACGGTCGTCCTGCCGAGCGACGAATCCGCCACCCGCCAGGGCCAGCACGTCGCCAAGCTCACCCGCACCACCCTCGACACCGCCGTCCCCGGGACGCTCGTGGCCTCCAGCGCGCTGGCCAACATCGACAACATCCACAAGATGTACGGCCAGTTCCCGATCCTGCTCACGATCCTGGCCATCCTCACCTTCCTGGTGCTGGCCCGCACCTTCCGCTCGCTGCTGCTCCCGGCCAAGGCGGTGCTGGCGAACCTGCTCTCGGTCGCCGCGGCCTACGGCGGCATGGTCCTGATCTGGCAGGACGGCCACGGCTCCGAGGCCGTCTGGGGCATCCCGGCGACCGGCGGCATCCCGTTCTGGATCCCGATGATCGTCTTCGCGTTCCTCTACGGCCTGTCGATGGACTACGAGGTCTTCATCCTGTCCCGTATGCGCGAGGAGCACGACGCCGGGGCCAGTACCAACGACGCCGTGATCGTGGGCCTGGGCCGCACCGGACGGCTGGTCACCAGTGCCGCGCTGATCCTCTTCCTGGCTTTCGCCGCCCTGGCCAGCGCCCCGCCGACGTTCCTGAAGATCTTCGCCACCGGCCTGGGCATCGGCATCCTGCTGGACGCCACCGTGGTGCGCGCGCTGCTCGTGCCCGCGCTGGTGTCGCTGTTCGGGCACTGGAACTGGGTGCTGCCGCGGTGGGCCGCCCGGGTTCTGCGCGTGCGGCCGTCGCCGTGA
- a CDS encoding SpoIIE family protein phosphatase, whose product MTADSGNGRSGRRSATGRRRRIVGARLADSGIGRWLTDHAMASDLYLLPALGMVAVGFGMLTVAFPEAWTPAMLALPVLAGGLLMKLRGQLLLLVICIAVLAGVSWHRERAEVAFGAALAVFATAALVILTSRSRLRLGVQGTRGEAMLLDLRERLRAQGLVPRLPADWHVDMSIRSAGGQSFAGDFLIAALSHPAFPSQRRPEPATNPVGTSSVPGVPPATMQATPATASGPTPADQDHPSAHGADSDEPHTHGQTLELSLVDVSGKGLAAGTRALLLSGAFGGLLGTVPSRDFLTSANKYLLRQDWDEGFATAVHLVVELETGHYRFHSAGHPPIARLTAKTGRWSTEEAEGPLLGILDDAEFPATEGCLDRGDALLLFTDGLVERPGRDLDEGLDRLLGAAETRLTTSFAGGADRLINEVAPNVKDDRALVVVWRT is encoded by the coding sequence ATGACCGCGGACTCGGGGAACGGGCGGTCCGGCAGGCGCAGCGCCACCGGGCGACGCCGACGCATCGTCGGCGCGCGCCTGGCCGACAGCGGGATCGGCCGCTGGCTCACCGACCACGCCATGGCCTCTGACCTCTACCTGCTGCCCGCGCTCGGGATGGTGGCCGTCGGCTTCGGCATGCTCACCGTGGCCTTCCCCGAGGCCTGGACCCCGGCGATGCTGGCCCTGCCGGTCCTGGCCGGCGGCCTGCTGATGAAGCTGCGCGGGCAGTTGCTCCTGCTGGTGATCTGCATCGCGGTCCTGGCTGGCGTGTCCTGGCACCGCGAGCGCGCCGAGGTCGCCTTCGGCGCGGCCCTGGCCGTGTTCGCCACCGCGGCCCTGGTGATACTGACCTCCCGCTCCCGCCTCCGCCTGGGCGTACAGGGCACCCGCGGCGAGGCGATGCTCCTGGACCTGCGAGAACGCCTCCGCGCCCAGGGCCTGGTCCCCCGCCTCCCCGCCGACTGGCACGTCGACATGTCAATCCGCTCCGCGGGCGGCCAGTCCTTCGCCGGCGACTTCCTCATCGCGGCCCTGTCCCACCCGGCCTTCCCGTCCCAACGCCGCCCCGAACCGGCGACCAACCCGGTCGGCACGAGCAGCGTCCCGGGCGTCCCGCCGGCCACCATGCAGGCCACCCCCGCGACCGCCTCAGGGCCGACCCCCGCCGACCAGGACCACCCCTCCGCCCACGGCGCCGACTCTGACGAACCGCACACCCACGGCCAGACCCTGGAACTGAGCCTGGTCGACGTCAGCGGCAAGGGCCTGGCAGCAGGCACCCGGGCCCTCCTCCTGTCGGGGGCCTTCGGCGGCCTCCTGGGCACCGTCCCCTCCCGCGACTTCCTCACCTCGGCGAACAAGTACCTCCTGCGCCAGGACTGGGACGAAGGCTTCGCCACAGCGGTCCACCTCGTCGTCGAACTGGAAACCGGCCACTACCGCTTCCACAGCGCAGGCCACCCACCCATCGCCCGCCTGACAGCCAAAACAGGCCGCTGGTCCACCGAAGAAGCCGAAGGCCCCCTCCTCGGCATCCTCGACGACGCCGAATTCCCCGCCACCGAAGGCTGCCTCGACCGAGGCGACGCCCTCCTCCTGTTCACCGACGGCCTCGTAGAACGCCCCGGCCGCGACCTCGACGAAGGCCTGGACCGCCTCCTCGGCGCCGCCGAAACCCGCCTCACCACCAGCTTCGCCGGCGGAGCCGACCGCCTCATCAACGAGGTCGCCCCGAACGTGAAGGACGACCGCGCCTTGGTCGTCGTCTGGCGCACGTAG
- a CDS encoding ribose-5-phosphate isomerase — protein sequence MRIYLGSDHAGYDLKNHLVTWLTAAGHEAVDCGPHTFDAQDDYPPYVMLAASKTAADPDSLGIVIGGSGNGEAIAANKVSGIRAALAWSEETARLGREHNNANVISIGARMHTEDEATHFVEVFLTTAFTNEERHIRRIEMMSDYEKSGELPPLPTSAG from the coding sequence ATGCGCATCTACCTCGGCAGCGACCACGCCGGCTACGACCTGAAGAACCACCTCGTGACCTGGCTGACCGCCGCCGGGCACGAAGCAGTCGACTGCGGCCCCCACACCTTCGACGCCCAGGACGACTACCCCCCGTACGTGATGCTGGCAGCGAGCAAGACCGCCGCCGACCCCGACAGCCTCGGCATCGTCATCGGCGGCTCCGGCAACGGCGAAGCAATCGCCGCCAACAAGGTCTCCGGCATCCGCGCCGCCCTCGCCTGGAGCGAGGAAACAGCCCGCCTCGGCCGCGAGCACAACAACGCCAACGTCATCAGCATCGGCGCCCGCATGCACACCGAGGACGAGGCCACCCACTTCGTCGAGGTCTTCCTCACCACCGCCTTCACCAACGAAGAGCGCCACATCCGCCGCATCGAGATGATGAGCGACTACGAGAAGAGCGGCGAGCTCCCGCCCCTGCCCACCAGCGCCGGCTGA
- a CDS encoding aldehyde dehydrogenase family protein gives MLSFTDQYIGGKWIPSASTETVDVLNPATEEVIAVIPAGGAADVDAAVAAARSAARAWGASHKDYRLEFLGHLVAKLAEAQPEIVETVVAELGCPVGFATAVQAALPLGVAESYLRILADYEFEEQVGNSTVYHEPAGVVGAITPWNYPLHQVVAKVMPALAAGCTVVLKPAEDTPLTARLFARLVDEAGFPAGVFNLVTGTGAEAGAALAAHPDVDMLSFTGSTAVGRQVAEQAGRGVKRVALELGGKSACVVLPGADLAKAVNVAVANVFNNSGQTCSAWTRLLVPEDHYAEAVAIAAEAAAKFAPGDPTRPETRVGPLVNAKQRERVRGYLNDAVGEGARVVVGGAQAPEDLPTGFYVRPTVLADVTTDMAVAREEIFGPVISVMSFHDAEDALRIANATEYGLAGAVWAADDNEAAAFARRMDTGQVDINGGRFNLAAPFGGYKGSGVGRELGRFGLEEYLQTKSLQFRVS, from the coding sequence GTGCTCAGCTTCACCGACCAGTACATCGGCGGCAAATGGATCCCCTCGGCGTCCACCGAGACCGTGGACGTGCTGAACCCGGCGACCGAAGAGGTGATCGCCGTGATCCCGGCCGGCGGGGCCGCCGACGTGGACGCCGCCGTGGCCGCGGCGCGGTCGGCCGCGCGCGCCTGGGGCGCCAGCCACAAGGACTACCGGCTGGAGTTCCTCGGGCACCTGGTCGCCAAGCTGGCCGAGGCGCAGCCGGAGATCGTCGAGACCGTGGTGGCCGAACTCGGCTGCCCGGTCGGCTTCGCCACCGCCGTGCAGGCCGCGCTGCCGCTGGGGGTGGCCGAGAGCTACCTGCGCATCCTGGCCGACTACGAGTTCGAAGAGCAGGTCGGCAACTCCACGGTCTACCACGAGCCGGCTGGCGTGGTCGGTGCGATCACGCCCTGGAACTACCCGCTGCACCAGGTCGTCGCCAAGGTGATGCCGGCGCTGGCGGCCGGGTGCACCGTGGTGCTCAAGCCCGCCGAGGACACCCCGCTGACCGCGCGCCTGTTCGCCCGGCTGGTCGACGAGGCCGGCTTCCCGGCCGGCGTCTTCAACCTGGTCACCGGGACCGGCGCGGAGGCCGGGGCGGCCCTGGCCGCGCACCCGGACGTCGACATGCTCTCCTTCACCGGCTCCACCGCGGTCGGCCGGCAGGTCGCCGAGCAGGCCGGGCGCGGGGTGAAGCGGGTGGCGCTGGAACTCGGCGGCAAGTCGGCGTGCGTGGTGCTGCCCGGCGCGGACCTGGCGAAGGCCGTCAACGTCGCGGTCGCCAACGTCTTCAACAACTCCGGCCAGACCTGCTCGGCCTGGACCCGGCTCCTGGTCCCCGAGGACCACTACGCCGAGGCGGTGGCGATCGCCGCCGAGGCCGCGGCCAAGTTCGCGCCCGGCGACCCGACCAGGCCCGAGACCCGGGTCGGCCCGCTGGTCAACGCCAAGCAGCGAGAACGTGTGCGCGGCTACCTGAACGACGCCGTCGGCGAGGGCGCCCGGGTCGTGGTCGGCGGCGCGCAGGCGCCGGAGGACCTGCCCACCGGCTTCTACGTCCGCCCGACGGTCCTGGCCGACGTCACCACGGACATGGCCGTGGCCCGCGAGGAGATCTTCGGCCCGGTCATCTCCGTGATGTCCTTCCACGACGCCGAGGACGCCCTGCGCATCGCCAACGCCACCGAGTACGGCCTGGCCGGCGCGGTGTGGGCGGCCGACGACAACGAGGCCGCCGCCTTCGCCCGCCGCATGGACACCGGCCAGGTCGACATCAACGGCGGCCGGTTCAACCTCGCGGCGCCCTTTGGCGGTTACAAGGGCTCCGGCGTCGGCCGCGAGCTGGGCCGCTTCGGGCTGGAGGAATATTTGCAGACGAAGTCGCTCCAGTTCCGGGTGAGCTGA